Proteins from a genomic interval of Streptomyces sp. NBC_00820:
- a CDS encoding VOC family protein, translated as MSSIKQFQVTFDCADPERVARFWCEVLGYVVPPPPKGFATWDDYDSSRPPEDRGSWFACSDPSGVGPRLYFQRVPEGKVVKNRVHLDVRVGTGLVGEERLAALEAECARLVPLGAVRVQLLLDEYDSCIVMQDIEGNEFCLD; from the coding sequence ATGTCATCGATCAAGCAGTTCCAAGTCACCTTCGACTGCGCGGATCCCGAGCGCGTCGCTCGATTCTGGTGCGAGGTGTTGGGGTACGTCGTACCGCCGCCGCCGAAGGGGTTTGCCACTTGGGACGATTACGACAGCTCGCGGCCGCCTGAGGACCGGGGTTCGTGGTTCGCCTGCAGTGATCCCTCGGGTGTGGGCCCGCGGCTTTACTTTCAGCGGGTTCCCGAAGGCAAGGTCGTCAAGAACCGGGTCCATCTTGACGTGCGGGTCGGCACCGGGCTCGTGGGTGAGGAGCGCCTGGCCGCGCTCGAGGCCGAGTGCGCACGTCTGGTCCCGCTCGGCGCGGTGCGCGTGCAGCTACTGCTCGACGAATACGACTCGTGCATCGTGATGCAGGACATCGAGGGCAACGAGTTCTGTCTCGACTGA
- a CDS encoding antibiotic biosynthesis monooxygenase family protein, with translation MAKLQSLDPHTPMFAQFKEKTGPIVLANTFFVPKERTEAFLALFRRQAEFMKAQPGFVSLQMHKGTADSQLLMNVAVWDSTEALATAFANPEFQRMAADFPDDIVSYPHIFEQIDG, from the coding sequence ATGGCCAAGCTGCAGAGTCTCGACCCGCACACGCCGATGTTCGCGCAGTTCAAGGAGAAGACCGGGCCCATCGTCCTGGCCAACACCTTCTTCGTCCCGAAGGAGAGGACTGAAGCGTTCCTGGCCCTCTTTCGGAGGCAGGCCGAGTTCATGAAGGCTCAGCCGGGATTCGTCTCACTGCAGATGCACAAGGGAACGGCGGACAGTCAGCTTCTGATGAACGTCGCGGTCTGGGACTCGACCGAGGCTCTCGCCACGGCGTTCGCCAACCCGGAGTTCCAGCGCATGGCAGCCGACTTCCCCGACGACATCGTGTCGTACCCGCACATCTTCGAGCAGATCGACGGATGA
- a CDS encoding nuclear transport factor 2 family protein has translation MPDPETPVPAVLGPREVLARYYQAMLDKSADDLADLYAEDAVHEFPFAFPGFPPRFEGREAVRAGYRAAWGAGTARVEEIKEIAIYETADPEVVIAEQVVTGSLPAAGLSFGIPGLLILRVHDGLLTRVRDYMDASGVAGARG, from the coding sequence GTGCCGGATCCGGAGACGCCCGTACCCGCTGTCCTCGGCCCTCGCGAGGTACTGGCCCGCTACTACCAGGCCATGCTCGACAAGTCCGCGGACGATCTCGCCGACCTGTACGCCGAGGACGCGGTGCACGAGTTCCCGTTCGCCTTCCCCGGCTTTCCCCCGCGCTTCGAGGGGCGCGAGGCCGTGCGCGCGGGATACCGGGCGGCGTGGGGCGCCGGCACCGCTCGGGTGGAGGAGATCAAGGAGATCGCGATCTACGAGACCGCCGATCCGGAGGTCGTCATCGCCGAGCAGGTCGTGACGGGATCGCTTCCGGCCGCCGGCCTCTCCTTCGGCATCCCCGGCCTCCTGATACTCCGCGTCCATGACGGACTGCTCACGCGGGTCCGCGACTACATGGACGCGTCGGGGGTCGCCGGCGCCAGGGGGTGA
- a CDS encoding TetR/AcrR family transcriptional regulator, whose protein sequence is MSVKERKERERASRERLIVATARELAEQQGWDAVTTRQLAERIEYSQPVLYSHFRGKREIIGAVALEGAAELAAAVRAATAAADGPRERVYALARAYLDFAARNPAVYDAIFQLDGGLPYAQEDTPEPLKDAFAALLESLDEVAGDGVAPGLFTEVFWASLHGLATLTRSGRLPPEDAEPRVELLVDRLAMV, encoded by the coding sequence ATGTCGGTAAAAGAACGCAAGGAGCGCGAACGGGCGAGCCGGGAGCGCCTCATCGTGGCCACCGCCCGCGAACTCGCCGAGCAGCAGGGCTGGGACGCAGTCACCACCCGCCAGCTCGCCGAGCGCATCGAATACAGCCAGCCCGTCCTCTACAGCCACTTCCGCGGCAAACGGGAGATCATCGGCGCCGTCGCCCTGGAGGGCGCCGCCGAGCTAGCCGCGGCGGTGCGCGCCGCGACCGCCGCCGCAGACGGCCCGCGCGAGCGGGTGTACGCCCTCGCCCGCGCCTACCTCGACTTCGCCGCACGCAACCCGGCGGTCTACGACGCCATCTTCCAGCTCGACGGCGGCCTGCCGTACGCACAGGAGGACACCCCGGAACCCCTCAAGGACGCCTTCGCCGCACTGCTGGAGAGCCTCGACGAGGTCGCCGGGGACGGCGTCGCCCCGGGGCTGTTCACCGAGGTGTTCTGGGCGTCCCTGCACGGACTGGCGACCCTGACCAGGTCGGGACGACTGCCGCCAGAGGACGCCGAGCCGAGGGTGGAGCTGCTGGTGGACCGGCTCGCCATGGTCTGA
- a CDS encoding DUF1772 domain-containing protein, with protein sequence MLNALEIVTTVVVGVMVGVEFSVAFVMNRIFNALPEDSGQLGRAHGGRMLGAVMPFWYIGSLVLVAVWAVAGWHHHGAGLVVTAGALLVVSVVMSILLLVPINNRGKAWTPDNRPEDWKEQMNRWDRFHYVRVAVIIAAFALLVAALT encoded by the coding sequence ATGCTCAACGCACTTGAGATCGTCACCACCGTGGTCGTCGGCGTGATGGTGGGGGTGGAGTTCTCCGTCGCCTTCGTCATGAACCGGATCTTCAACGCACTCCCGGAGGACAGTGGCCAACTCGGCCGTGCCCACGGGGGCCGGATGCTCGGCGCCGTGATGCCGTTCTGGTACATCGGATCGCTCGTCCTCGTCGCGGTCTGGGCCGTCGCCGGATGGCACCACCACGGCGCCGGCCTCGTCGTCACAGCCGGCGCGCTGCTGGTCGTCAGCGTGGTCATGTCGATCCTGCTGCTCGTCCCGATCAACAACCGGGGCAAGGCGTGGACCCCAGACAACCGGCCTGAGGACTGGAAGGAGCAGATGAACCGCTGGGACCGCTTCCACTACGTCCGCGTCGCGGTCATCATCGCCGCCTTCGCCCTGCTGGTCGCCGCCCTCACCTGA
- a CDS encoding DUF4267 domain-containing protein produces the protein MSLKKINTVLAAAFILFILWFGTEFILSPETTVPGYGLPSWPSGDGDGFLIIKGIRDVVLALVLGILLVTGHRRALGWVLLVEALAAYGDMSNVLAHHGSVATALGVHGLTATLMVVNGLLMMRETRRVAAVPATPAPQPA, from the coding sequence ATGTCGCTGAAGAAGATCAACACCGTCCTGGCCGCCGCCTTCATCCTCTTCATCCTCTGGTTCGGGACCGAGTTCATCCTGAGCCCGGAGACGACGGTGCCGGGCTACGGCCTGCCGAGCTGGCCGTCCGGCGACGGTGACGGCTTCCTGATCATCAAGGGAATCCGCGACGTCGTCTTGGCCCTGGTCCTGGGCATCCTGCTGGTGACGGGCCACCGCCGGGCGCTGGGCTGGGTGCTGCTGGTGGAGGCCCTCGCCGCGTACGGCGACATGAGCAACGTGCTGGCCCACCACGGCTCCGTGGCCACCGCGCTCGGCGTCCACGGCCTGACCGCGACGCTGATGGTGGTCAACGGCCTGCTGATGATGCGCGAGACCCGCAGGGTCGCGGCCGTTCCGGCGACGCCCGCCCCGCAGCCCGCCTGA
- a CDS encoding EamA family transporter, protein MPVHMSESGRGGHGKGVGTGLALLSALAFGGSGVAAKPLIEAGLEPLHVVWLRVTGAALVMLPLAVRHRGLVRRRPALLVGFGLLAVAGVQACYFAALSRIPVGVALLVEYLAPALVLGWVRFVQRRPVTRAAALGVVLAAGGLACVVEVWSGLRFDVLGLLFALGAACCQVGYFILSDQGGDAGEQAPDPLGVIAYGLLVGAAVLTVVARPWTMNRAVLTGSVHMDGTEVPAVVLIGWIVLVATVVAYVTGVLSVRRLSPQVAGVVACLEAVIATVLAWVLLGEHLSAPQVAGGAVVLVGAFIAQSSAPAKGTPATVAGSGAERELSARGTAA, encoded by the coding sequence GTGCCCGTGCATATGTCTGAGAGCGGCCGGGGCGGCCACGGCAAGGGAGTCGGTACAGGGCTCGCGCTGCTGTCGGCGCTGGCCTTCGGAGGGTCGGGGGTGGCGGCGAAGCCGCTGATCGAGGCGGGACTCGAACCGCTGCACGTGGTGTGGCTGCGGGTGACCGGGGCCGCGCTGGTCATGCTGCCGCTCGCCGTGCGCCACCGCGGCCTGGTACGCCGGCGCCCCGCGCTGCTCGTCGGCTTCGGACTGCTCGCCGTCGCCGGTGTCCAGGCCTGCTACTTCGCCGCGCTCTCCCGCATCCCGGTCGGGGTCGCGCTGCTCGTGGAGTACCTGGCGCCCGCGCTGGTGCTCGGCTGGGTGCGGTTCGTGCAGCGGCGGCCGGTGACGCGGGCCGCCGCGCTCGGCGTGGTCCTCGCCGCCGGCGGGCTCGCCTGCGTCGTGGAGGTGTGGTCGGGGCTCCGGTTCGACGTGCTCGGCCTGCTGTTCGCACTCGGTGCCGCCTGCTGCCAGGTCGGCTACTTCATCCTCTCCGACCAGGGCGGCGACGCGGGTGAGCAGGCGCCCGACCCGCTGGGCGTGATCGCCTACGGGCTGCTGGTCGGCGCCGCCGTGCTCACCGTCGTGGCCCGTCCGTGGACGATGAACCGGGCGGTGCTGACCGGCTCCGTGCACATGGACGGCACCGAGGTTCCGGCGGTCGTACTGATCGGCTGGATCGTGCTCGTCGCCACGGTCGTCGCGTACGTCACCGGCGTGCTGTCGGTACGGCGGCTGTCACCGCAGGTCGCGGGGGTCGTCGCGTGCCTGGAGGCGGTCATCGCGACCGTGCTGGCCTGGGTGCTCCTCGGGGAGCACCTGTCCGCGCCGCAGGTCGCCGGTGGTGCCGTCGTACTCGTCGGCGCGTTCATCGCGCAGTCCTCGGCGCCCGCCAAGGGCACCCCGGCAACGGTCGCGGGCAGCGGCGCGGAAAGGGAGTTGTCCGCCCGGGGCACGGCTGCGTAA
- a CDS encoding aminotransferase class I/II-fold pyridoxal phosphate-dependent enzyme — protein sequence MLGEYPIQGRGAAEIAASVERAVGAGELEPGQPLPPMRELATALGVNPNTVAAAYRTLRERGVIETAGRRGSRVRPKPATTGREDLRVEVPAGVRDLSSGNPDPALLPPLAPAFAAAAADADRAPVLYGADPVDPDLARLARAGLAADGVPEGPLTVTSGSLDAVERVLSAHLKPGDAVAVEDPGWGRTLDLVPALGLRTVPVGVDDDGPREEDLRRALDAGARALLVTDRAQNPTGASVSATRARALRAVLRDHPETLLVEDDHGHGIVDLPLHPLAGVTRHWAFVRSVAKAYGPDLRLAVLTGDPVTVDRVRGRQRLGPGWVSLLLQRAVVRLWTEGAVDGAAVAEAYGSRRGRLVDALARRGVVAHGRSGLNVWVPVRDETATVARLLHAGWAVSPGARYRLNTPPGIRITVSTLTPAEVDPLADAIAAAAGPVPARAYS from the coding sequence GTGCTAGGAGAGTATCCGATTCAGGGTCGGGGTGCTGCGGAGATCGCGGCCAGTGTCGAGCGCGCGGTCGGCGCCGGAGAGCTGGAACCGGGCCAACCGCTGCCTCCCATGCGGGAGTTGGCGACCGCGCTCGGGGTGAACCCGAACACGGTCGCGGCCGCCTACCGCACCCTGCGCGAGCGCGGGGTGATCGAGACCGCCGGGCGCCGGGGCAGCCGGGTCCGGCCCAAGCCGGCCACGACGGGGCGCGAGGACCTGCGGGTGGAGGTGCCCGCCGGGGTACGGGACCTCTCCAGCGGCAACCCCGACCCGGCACTGCTCCCGCCCCTCGCCCCCGCGTTCGCGGCCGCGGCGGCGGACGCGGACCGGGCGCCCGTCCTGTACGGCGCCGACCCCGTGGACCCGGACCTGGCGCGCCTCGCCCGGGCCGGACTCGCCGCCGACGGCGTCCCCGAAGGACCGCTCACCGTCACCTCGGGCTCGCTCGACGCCGTCGAACGCGTCCTGTCCGCACACCTCAAGCCCGGCGACGCGGTCGCCGTGGAGGACCCCGGCTGGGGTCGCACCCTCGACCTCGTCCCGGCGCTGGGGCTGCGCACGGTGCCGGTGGGCGTGGACGACGACGGCCCGCGCGAGGAGGACCTGCGCCGCGCCCTGGACGCCGGGGCGCGCGCCCTGCTCGTCACCGACCGCGCGCAGAATCCGACCGGGGCCTCGGTGAGCGCCACGCGCGCGCGTGCCCTGCGCGCGGTGCTGCGCGATCATCCGGAGACCCTCCTCGTCGAGGACGACCACGGGCACGGCATCGTGGACCTCCCGCTGCACCCGCTGGCCGGCGTCACCCGCCACTGGGCCTTCGTCCGCTCCGTGGCCAAGGCCTACGGCCCCGACCTGCGCCTCGCCGTCCTCACCGGCGACCCCGTCACGGTGGACCGGGTGCGGGGGCGCCAGCGGCTGGGTCCGGGCTGGGTGAGTCTGCTGCTCCAGCGGGCCGTGGTCCGGCTGTGGACCGAGGGCGCGGTGGACGGGGCGGCGGTGGCCGAGGCGTACGGCAGCCGCCGGGGCCGGCTGGTCGACGCCCTCGCCCGGCGCGGTGTCGTCGCCCACGGCAGGAGCGGCTTGAACGTGTGGGTGCCGGTCCGCGACGAGACCGCGACGGTCGCCCGCCTGCTGCACGCGGGCTGGGCGGTCTCCCCTGGCGCCCGCTACCGCCTGAACACGCCACCGGGAATCCGCATCACGGTGTCCACACTGACTCCGGCCGAGGTCGATCCCTTGGCGGACGCGATCGCGGCGGCGGCGGGTCCGGTGCCAGCGCGCGCGTACAGCTAG
- a CDS encoding TetR/AcrR family transcriptional regulator → MTTPHQSRADRRRATEARILASARELFAEKGFDRTTIRAVAAAASVDPALVMQYFGSKRELFSQAVQAFPAPPTATDTDALVDQLLATLGLKLGGLPEGALAMMRSMLTDPAAADHVRVALGRQIDGLGAALPAAEDPELRAALAVTALLGVTIGHQLLGLAALRDAPTDHIAALLRPAIKALADPPE, encoded by the coding sequence GTGACCACCCCTCACCAGTCCCGCGCCGACCGCCGTCGAGCCACCGAGGCGCGCATCCTCGCCAGCGCCCGGGAGTTGTTCGCCGAGAAGGGGTTCGATCGCACCACCATTCGCGCCGTCGCGGCCGCGGCGAGCGTCGACCCGGCTCTGGTCATGCAGTACTTCGGCTCGAAGCGCGAGTTGTTCTCCCAGGCCGTGCAGGCATTCCCCGCCCCGCCGACGGCCACGGACACCGACGCCCTCGTCGACCAACTGCTGGCCACGCTCGGCCTGAAGCTAGGCGGCCTTCCCGAGGGCGCGCTGGCGATGATGCGCTCCATGCTCACCGACCCGGCGGCGGCGGATCACGTACGTGTCGCCCTCGGCCGGCAGATCGACGGCCTCGGTGCCGCCCTGCCCGCCGCCGAGGACCCCGAACTGCGCGCCGCACTGGCCGTGACCGCGTTGCTGGGCGTCACCATCGGCCACCAGCTCCTCGGCCTGGCCGCTCTTCGCGACGCCCCGACCGACCACATCGCCGCCCTGCTCCGGCCGGCCATCAAGGCCCTGGCGGACCCGCCGGAGTGA
- a CDS encoding DMT family transporter yields MSTVTTPRTQSPAATPPRSDPHPHPEPRPRLDWRLRFGALSLIWGFSFLLIKVGTAGYAPFQVTLGRLVFGTAVLAAAMAVKRERLPRGARVWGHMAVAAFFLNALPFSLFAYAELTIPSTLAGICNATSPLWGMILSLVALSEDRPTRVRIAGLGLGFLGVLTVLGAWQGFHGLDATGTALALLASLSYPIGWIYVRRTLAGTGNSHLSLTGAQLLLATVQLAVVTPAFTSLPTHFPLVPLLATAALGALGTGLAVLIQYGLVAEVGPTTGQMVTYFIPVIATAAGVAILGESLRWTTPVGAVIVIAGAALTQVRRRSGSAEPRTPRLTRLRGRA; encoded by the coding sequence ATGAGCACGGTCACCACTCCCCGGACCCAGTCCCCCGCCGCCACTCCGCCCCGCTCCGACCCACATCCCCACCCCGAACCCCGCCCGCGCCTCGACTGGCGCCTGCGCTTCGGTGCCCTGTCCCTGATCTGGGGATTCAGCTTTCTGCTGATCAAGGTGGGCACCGCCGGCTACGCGCCCTTCCAGGTCACCCTGGGCCGACTGGTGTTCGGCACGGCGGTCCTGGCGGCGGCGATGGCCGTGAAGCGGGAGCGGCTGCCGCGCGGGGCGCGCGTGTGGGGGCACATGGCGGTCGCCGCGTTCTTCCTGAACGCCCTGCCGTTCTCCCTCTTCGCCTACGCGGAGCTGACGATCCCGTCGACCCTGGCCGGGATCTGCAACGCCACCTCACCCCTGTGGGGCATGATCCTTTCCCTGGTCGCCCTCTCCGAGGACCGGCCGACCCGGGTGCGCATCGCCGGCCTCGGCCTGGGCTTCCTCGGGGTGCTGACGGTGCTCGGCGCGTGGCAGGGCTTCCACGGCCTCGACGCCACCGGCACGGCGTTGGCGCTGCTGGCCTCGCTGAGCTACCCGATAGGCTGGATCTACGTACGCCGGACCCTGGCAGGTACGGGCAACTCCCATCTGTCCCTGACCGGCGCGCAGTTGCTGCTGGCGACGGTCCAACTGGCCGTGGTCACCCCTGCCTTCACCAGCCTCCCCACACACTTCCCGCTCGTCCCGCTGCTGGCGACAGCCGCGCTGGGCGCCCTCGGCACAGGGCTGGCGGTCCTCATCCAGTACGGCCTGGTCGCCGAAGTGGGGCCCACGACGGGCCAGATGGTCACGTACTTCATCCCGGTCATCGCCACGGCCGCCGGCGTGGCGATCCTCGGGGAGTCGCTCCGCTGGACCACGCCGGTCGGCGCGGTGATCGTCATCGCGGGGGCGGCTCTGACCCAGGTACGCCGGCGCTCCGGAAGCGCGGAGCCCCGGACCCCGAGGCTCACCCGCCTCCGCGGCCGCGCGTAA
- a CDS encoding Clp protease N-terminal domain-containing protein, which produces MQPRITRQAAHDEGGPPAEDDAGLSAELAAVTAGARRRALRDGDRQIDTAHLLHSLLESDPETRAVVGTPQQLARLLGYLVQRSIGYGLRWQSGVENSGTAAALPRPARYGGESKDTGDWSPAAAAAMEDARLRARHRGEPRANGIDLLASLVVDPASRAVEVLERAGIPVPGLRARIEAGAGEFIETGTGEFT; this is translated from the coding sequence GTGCAACCCCGTATAACCCGCCAGGCCGCTCATGACGAGGGCGGACCGCCCGCGGAGGACGATGCCGGGCTCAGCGCGGAGCTGGCGGCGGTGACCGCCGGTGCCCGTCGCCGGGCCCTGCGGGACGGGGACCGGCAGATCGACACCGCTCATCTGCTCCACTCGCTCCTGGAGTCCGACCCCGAGACCCGTGCCGTCGTCGGCACCCCCCAGCAACTCGCCCGCCTGCTCGGCTATCTCGTGCAGCGCAGCATCGGCTACGGGCTGCGCTGGCAGAGCGGCGTGGAGAACTCCGGCACTGCCGCCGCGCTGCCCCGCCCTGCCCGGTACGGCGGTGAGTCCAAGGACACCGGGGACTGGTCGCCCGCCGCGGCAGCCGCCATGGAGGACGCCCGGCTGCGCGCCCGGCACCGCGGCGAGCCCCGGGCCAACGGCATCGATCTGCTCGCCTCGCTCGTGGTGGATCCGGCCTCCCGAGCCGTGGAGGTGCTGGAGCGTGCCGGTATCCCCGTGCCCGGCCTGCGTGCCCGGATCGAGGCCGGCGCGGGGGAGTTCATCGAGACCGGTACGGGGGAGTTCACCTAA
- a CDS encoding PhzF family phenazine biosynthesis protein, with protein sequence MRIRIVDAFTDRPFAGNPAGVLLLDDVFPDEDWLQNVALEVNHAETAFAHRLPEGGEADWALRWFTPVTEVAMCGHATLATAHVLQSTGAHEGPVRFATRSGVLVATPGADGWITLDFPTAPLTPVEIPAGVTEALGAAPVVAYDTGPGVGDLLVELADEKTVLGLAPDLRALSAYSSRGIIATARAADPTLGYDFVSRCFFPNVGIDEDPVTGSAHTALAPHWAARLGRNDLTGLQASRRTGLVRTELRGERTLLVGRAVTVIEGELLA encoded by the coding sequence ATGCGCATACGAATCGTGGACGCCTTCACCGACCGCCCCTTCGCCGGCAACCCTGCCGGGGTGCTCCTCCTGGACGACGTCTTCCCGGACGAGGACTGGCTCCAGAACGTCGCCCTGGAGGTCAACCACGCCGAGACGGCGTTCGCGCACCGGCTGCCCGAGGGCGGCGAGGCGGACTGGGCCCTGCGCTGGTTCACGCCCGTCACGGAGGTGGCGATGTGCGGGCACGCCACGCTCGCCACGGCGCACGTACTGCAGAGCACCGGCGCCCACGAGGGACCGGTGCGGTTCGCCACGCGCAGCGGAGTCCTGGTCGCCACGCCCGGTGCGGACGGCTGGATCACCCTGGACTTCCCGACCGCCCCGCTCACCCCCGTCGAGATCCCGGCCGGGGTCACCGAGGCGTTGGGTGCCGCACCGGTGGTCGCCTACGACACCGGCCCCGGCGTGGGCGATCTGCTGGTGGAGCTGGCCGACGAGAAGACCGTCCTGGGCCTCGCCCCCGACCTCCGGGCTCTGAGCGCCTACTCGTCCCGCGGCATCATCGCCACCGCCCGGGCCGCGGACCCCACCCTGGGCTACGACTTCGTCTCCCGCTGTTTCTTCCCCAACGTCGGTATCGACGAGGACCCGGTCACCGGCAGCGCCCACACCGCGCTGGCCCCGCACTGGGCCGCCCGCCTCGGCCGGAACGACCTGACCGGGCTGCAGGCCTCGCGCCGTACCGGCCTGGTCCGCACGGAACTGCGCGGTGAGCGCACTCTGCTCGTCGGCCGCGCGGTCACCGTCATCGAGGGCGAGCTGCTCGCCTGA
- a CDS encoding PadR family transcriptional regulator produces the protein MHSHGFEHGHHQGGPGPHGRGGFGGFSGFGGFEGRRAAFGPFGPGGPGGPGFGHGGPGGPGFGPWGPRGRGGPRGRARRGDVRASILALLKDRPMHGYEMIQEIAERSGGAWKPSPGSVYPTLQLLEDEGLIVSASEGGKKLFSLTESGRGAADEGPDAPWEEASRGVDWEALTEIRQAGFGLMEAFGQVWKTGTKEQREKALAVINDARKKLYLILADEH, from the coding sequence ATGCACAGTCACGGATTCGAGCACGGGCATCACCAGGGCGGTCCGGGCCCGCACGGCCGGGGTGGGTTCGGGGGGTTCAGCGGTTTCGGTGGGTTCGAGGGGCGGCGGGCCGCCTTCGGGCCGTTCGGGCCGGGCGGTCCCGGTGGGCCGGGGTTCGGGCACGGTGGTCCGGGAGGTCCCGGGTTCGGGCCCTGGGGGCCGCGCGGGCGTGGCGGCCCGAGGGGGAGGGCGCGGCGGGGTGACGTGCGTGCCTCGATCCTGGCTCTGCTGAAGGACCGGCCCATGCACGGCTACGAGATGATCCAGGAGATCGCCGAGCGCAGCGGGGGCGCGTGGAAGCCCAGCCCCGGCTCGGTCTACCCCACCCTCCAACTGCTGGAGGACGAGGGGCTGATCGTCAGCGCGAGCGAGGGCGGCAAGAAGCTGTTCTCCCTCACCGAGAGCGGTCGCGGCGCTGCCGACGAGGGCCCCGACGCCCCCTGGGAAGAGGCCTCGCGAGGCGTCGACTGGGAGGCCCTCACGGAGATCCGCCAGGCCGGGTTCGGCCTGATGGAGGCCTTCGGTCAGGTCTGGAAGACCGGCACCAAGGAGCAGCGCGAGAAGGCGCTGGCCGTCATCAACGACGCCCGCAAGAAGCTCTACCTCATCCTCGCCGACGAGCACTGA
- a CDS encoding pyridoxamine 5'-phosphate oxidase family protein translates to MHGETAPQSTAYTPTDRTVPTRSAQRASYDRDLVHAILDEGYVCHLGFVRDGAPVVLPTLYARVGERLYVHGSTGSRPLRMSGAADPGLPVCLTVTHVDGLVLARSAFHHSVNYRSVMVHGTAHEVTDPEERRLALDALVDHVVPGRAADSRPANKKELAATAVIRLDLDEVSAKTRTGDANDEPEDLSLPHWAGVLPLRKGYDTPVANADLAPGVELPDYLSAPA, encoded by the coding sequence ATGCACGGGGAAACGGCACCGCAGTCCACCGCCTACACGCCGACCGACCGCACCGTGCCCACGCGCTCCGCACAGCGGGCGTCGTACGACAGGGACCTGGTGCACGCGATACTCGACGAGGGCTACGTCTGCCATCTCGGGTTCGTCCGCGACGGCGCCCCGGTGGTACTGCCGACGCTGTACGCCCGGGTCGGCGAGCGCCTCTACGTCCACGGGTCCACCGGTTCGCGCCCGCTGCGGATGAGCGGTGCGGCCGACCCGGGGCTGCCGGTGTGCCTGACGGTCACCCACGTCGACGGGCTGGTGCTGGCCCGCTCCGCCTTCCACCACTCCGTCAACTACCGCTCGGTGATGGTGCACGGCACCGCCCACGAGGTCACCGACCCCGAGGAGCGGCGCCTCGCCCTGGACGCGCTGGTGGATCACGTGGTCCCGGGCCGGGCGGCCGACTCCCGGCCCGCGAACAAGAAGGAGCTGGCCGCCACCGCGGTCATCCGCCTCGACCTCGACGAGGTCTCGGCCAAGACGCGCACGGGCGACGCCAACGACGAACCCGAGGACCTCTCCCTGCCGCACTGGGCCGGCGTCCTGCCGCTCCGCAAGGGGTACGACACCCCCGTCGCCAACGCCGACCTGGCGCCCGGCGTCGAACTGCCGGACTACCTGTCGGCACCGGCGTAA
- a CDS encoding DMT family transporter, with product MSNTVSGLSVGRGLLYLIVTGATWGTAGAAASLVYRAADMGPFTLSFWRCAVGLALLLAGRLTRRPVAPAASEPLRLRVRRSVATGIGLAVFQTAYFAAVQSTGLAVGTVVTLGAGPVLIALGARLVLGERLGAGGVLAIAGALAGLAVLTLGGSAATVRPAGVLLALVSAAGYSAMTLLTRWWGRDGAADSSGTTIWAFAVTTLCLLPFALHEGLLPHTVHPVRLLVLLAYIASVPTALAYALYFAGAAVVRSATVSVIMLLEPVTAAVLAVVLLGERLTAATVTGTLLMLGAVAGLAVSEVRGGGQREPVTV from the coding sequence GTGTCGAACACTGTCTCCGGCCTGTCCGTCGGACGTGGCCTGCTCTATCTGATCGTCACCGGTGCCACCTGGGGCACCGCGGGCGCCGCCGCCTCGCTGGTCTACCGCGCGGCTGACATGGGCCCCTTCACCCTCTCCTTCTGGCGCTGCGCCGTCGGACTCGCCCTGCTGCTGGCGGGCCGCCTGACGCGTCGTCCGGTCGCACCGGCCGCGTCCGAACCCCTGCGCCTGCGGGTGAGGAGGTCCGTCGCCACCGGCATCGGCCTGGCCGTGTTCCAGACCGCCTACTTCGCGGCCGTGCAGTCGACCGGTCTGGCCGTGGGCACCGTGGTCACCCTCGGCGCCGGCCCGGTCCTCATCGCGCTCGGTGCCCGGCTGGTCCTGGGGGAGCGGCTGGGCGCCGGCGGTGTCCTCGCGATCGCCGGGGCGCTCGCCGGGCTGGCCGTGCTCACCCTCGGCGGCTCCGCCGCCACGGTCCGCCCGGCGGGCGTGCTCCTCGCGCTCGTGTCGGCCGCCGGCTACAGCGCGATGACCCTGCTGACCCGGTGGTGGGGGCGTGACGGCGCCGCCGACTCCTCCGGCACCACGATCTGGGCCTTCGCGGTCACCACCCTGTGCCTGCTGCCGTTCGCCCTGCACGAGGGGCTGCTCCCGCACACGGTCCATCCGGTGCGCCTGCTGGTCCTGCTTGCCTACATCGCGTCCGTCCCGACGGCCCTCGCCTACGCCCTCTACTTCGCGGGCGCGGCCGTCGTACGGTCCGCCACCGTCTCCGTGATCATGCTGCTGGAGCCCGTGACCGCGGCCGTGCTCGCCGTCGTCCTGCTCGGTGAGCGCCTTACGGCGGCCACCGTGACCGGCACCCTGCTGATGCTCGGCGCGGTCGCGGGGCTCGCGGTGAGCGAGGTGCGAGGGGGCGGACAGCGGGAGCCGGTCACGGTCTGA